In the genome of Hyphobacterium sp. CCMP332, one region contains:
- a CDS encoding RagB/SusD family nutrient uptake outer membrane protein, which produces MKRIIRFKILMALSLLIMTACKEEKLDVEPVASYLEANYYKNEQQAFNALVAAYDPLQWTMHGGFWVSPVMYAEIRSDNANAGGDATNADQPGWQEFDDFNNNPNTNETNWIWSRCYTGIYRANLVLQNIEIESPTVAIYKAEARFLRAYYHFDAFRHYGPSPIIDRILLPDEYNQPRATMNEMFAFMVGDLEAAIAALPLTTSESFKGRVTKGTAQALLGKIYLYWADLDNDNTQKFDKAADALREVVNSGQYQLLDDLRDLYAYGANNTAEAVFEIQQSNISPSNWNWPSSWIDGNVFAQLCGVRSLCDDHPTYNAGWGFMLPTQGLYDHFLADDTIRRNVSILSLDELNMAVDTISGNSCGSSAIDDADQNPSDYTGYWQEKYPIYKEYTNPNGGDAVLTIDANVFVIRYADVLLMLAEALHRGTGSDGEAQMFVDMVRERAAGPGDNTGNFRTVSQLMNDQGWTLLDAIWYERRSEFALEGDRWYDLVRSGRASSDLFTAEPEKAANFSPEDIWIPVSQREADVTNGALTLYPGPALFP; this is translated from the coding sequence ATGAAGAGAATAATACGATTTAAAATTCTTATGGCATTATCGCTATTGATAATGACGGCTTGTAAGGAGGAGAAACTGGATGTTGAACCGGTGGCCTCTTATTTGGAAGCAAATTATTACAAAAATGAGCAACAGGCATTTAATGCGCTGGTTGCAGCTTATGATCCGTTGCAATGGACCATGCACGGTGGTTTTTGGGTGAGTCCGGTTATGTATGCTGAGATAAGATCAGATAATGCAAATGCTGGAGGAGATGCCACAAATGCCGATCAACCCGGATGGCAGGAGTTTGATGATTTTAACAATAACCCAAACACCAACGAAACGAATTGGATTTGGAGCAGATGCTATACCGGTATTTACAGAGCTAACCTGGTATTGCAAAATATTGAAATTGAATCTCCAACTGTAGCAATTTATAAAGCTGAGGCCAGATTTCTAAGAGCTTATTATCATTTTGATGCATTCAGACATTATGGGCCTTCTCCTATTATTGATCGCATTTTATTGCCCGATGAATACAATCAACCAAGGGCCACTATGAATGAAATGTTTGCGTTTATGGTTGGCGATCTGGAAGCAGCAATAGCTGCCTTACCTCTTACTACTTCTGAATCTTTTAAAGGTAGAGTAACAAAAGGAACTGCTCAGGCATTATTAGGTAAAATTTACTTGTACTGGGCGGATCTGGATAATGATAATACACAGAAATTTGACAAAGCAGCTGATGCACTGAGAGAAGTTGTTAACAGTGGACAGTATCAGTTATTAGATGATTTACGTGACCTATACGCCTATGGTGCTAATAATACAGCAGAAGCAGTTTTCGAAATCCAGCAATCAAATATATCACCATCCAATTGGAACTGGCCGAGCAGCTGGATTGATGGTAACGTATTTGCGCAATTATGTGGCGTAAGAAGTCTTTGTGATGATCATCCGACTTACAATGCAGGCTGGGGATTTATGCTGCCTACACAGGGTTTATACGACCATTTCTTAGCGGATGATACTATCAGAAGAAATGTTTCTATTTTATCACTGGATGAGCTTAATATGGCTGTAGACACAATTTCCGGAAATAGTTGTGGCTCATCGGCTATCGATGATGCAGATCAAAACCCAAGCGATTATACCGGATACTGGCAGGAAAAATATCCTATTTATAAAGAATATACCAATCCGAATGGTGGTGATGCGGTATTGACCATTGATGCCAATGTATTTGTAATCAGATATGCCGATGTGCTTTTAATGTTGGCAGAAGCATTGCACAGAGGTACAGGATCCGACGGTGAAGCACAAATGTTTGTAGACATGGTGAGGGAAAGAGCGGCAGGCCCTGGTGATAATACGGGAAATTTCAGAACTGTTTCGCAATTGATGAACGATCAAGGCTGGACACTACTTGATGCCATTTGGTATGAAAGACGATCAGAATTTGCCTTGGAAGGAGACAGATGGTACGATTTAGTTCGTTCCGGAAGAGCGAGCTCAGATTTGTTTACAGCAGAACCTGAAAAAGCTGCCAATTTTAGCCCGGAAGATATTTGGATTCCCGTTTCTCAGAGAGAAGCAGATGTAACTAATGGTGCTTTAACGCTTTATCCCGGACCTGCATTATTTCCTTAA
- a CDS encoding TonB-dependent receptor translates to MMRNSTLNLALWIIILLIPSKLLAQGIEIKGNVTSDDGEVPGASVLEKGTVNGTITDFNGDYTITVQDSNSVLVFSFIGYKTQSVKVGSRTTIDIYLKDDAVQLEEVVVIGYGEQKKSVSTGAISSVGREEIEGLNFQRVEQTLQGQVSGVYIAPASGQPGAAQSIVIRGVGTNGNNNPLYVVDGLVVDDISNLNPNDVESVEVLKDAASTAIYGARGANGVIILTTRRGDSDKATFEYNGFGSTASPWRLPEMMGSDDYVKAIREKFENSNALSTLDPTFPEIGQAPRNIDWMEEVVSPATTMNHNLSVGRTTEKNSYFFSFGYWNQDGVIGGDKSNFERYTARLNSSSYANKYLMLGQNLSILHTERQTVPENNAFGSVLADAFNYDPITPINAAYNDSTYGYAISPYVRKEYINPFARTFITNNRNRTNRLQGNIYAEVSPVEWLKFRSDVGADILYSYDNSFTPTYFFRSDFQNPNNTAFQGYYSENTIRWENFLSFSKKIKFHSIDAILGMSYRERNGEFAGGSRQNIPQSQQFNPNWWYIDAGVDTTDQNYGNALVTEVLQSYFGRVLYNFDEKYLITASLRRDGSSKFGPNNRFGLFPSFSAGWVISKENFFDFPTFDFVKLRASWGVNGNDRINNLAFTSIVSDDRFTYQFGRPGNEAQYFGEAPVAISNPDIKWEESVQWDIGLEVDILSGKLSTDIDVYSKTTKDLLMTGVVPGLVGNNAPILNTGEMRNRGIEFAINYNNRWNDIGFAAGMNFTRNWNEALKVAGEGENPFIEGYGWPVRNFTITRMTQGLPVSHFRGYKTDGIFKSQSEVFQYINSNGDLIQPDAEAGDIKFVDVNGDGEITEEDITDIGKPWADILMGFNFSVDYRGFDIRMLWNVSIGNDVYKVYERQDIPYNNYQDTWLDRWSESNPDGEYPRLVLNDANGNQRPSDFYVEDASFARLRNLQIGYNLPQKILEKVLISKARFYISFDNLITITGYSGFDPEIGSNNGWILDTGIDKGFYPQNRAMGAGLNVTF, encoded by the coding sequence ATGATGAGAAACTCTACACTAAATTTAGCTTTGTGGATAATTATCCTTTTAATCCCATCAAAGCTTTTAGCCCAAGGAATAGAAATTAAAGGAAACGTCACTTCTGATGATGGCGAAGTGCCTGGTGCAAGTGTCCTTGAAAAAGGAACGGTCAATGGTACCATTACTGATTTTAATGGTGATTATACAATTACTGTTCAGGACTCAAACAGTGTGTTAGTCTTTTCTTTTATAGGGTATAAAACACAGTCTGTTAAGGTAGGAAGCAGAACCACAATTGATATTTATTTAAAAGATGATGCTGTTCAACTTGAGGAAGTTGTAGTAATTGGATATGGTGAACAAAAGAAAAGTGTTTCTACAGGTGCTATATCCAGTGTAGGCAGAGAAGAAATTGAAGGCTTGAACTTTCAAAGAGTTGAGCAAACACTGCAAGGACAGGTTAGTGGAGTTTATATTGCTCCTGCTTCAGGTCAACCGGGTGCGGCACAATCCATAGTCATCAGGGGAGTTGGTACAAATGGGAATAATAATCCATTGTATGTAGTTGATGGTTTGGTTGTAGATGATATCTCAAACCTCAACCCCAATGATGTAGAGTCGGTAGAGGTATTAAAAGATGCAGCATCTACAGCAATTTACGGAGCAAGAGGTGCGAATGGTGTAATTATACTAACAACCAGAAGAGGAGACTCCGACAAAGCCACTTTTGAGTACAATGGTTTTGGTAGTACGGCCAGCCCTTGGAGATTGCCTGAAATGATGGGCTCCGATGATTATGTCAAAGCCATTCGTGAAAAATTTGAAAACTCTAATGCACTTTCAACTTTGGATCCAACATTTCCTGAAATAGGACAGGCACCGAGGAATATTGATTGGATGGAAGAAGTGGTAAGTCCCGCAACAACTATGAATCACAACCTTTCTGTTGGAAGAACGACTGAGAAAAACTCATATTTCTTCAGCTTTGGATATTGGAATCAGGACGGAGTTATTGGTGGTGATAAGTCAAATTTTGAAAGGTATACAGCCAGACTAAATTCCAGTTCTTATGCAAATAAGTATTTGATGTTGGGTCAGAATTTATCTATTCTTCATACTGAAAGACAAACGGTACCCGAAAACAATGCTTTTGGTTCTGTATTGGCCGACGCTTTTAATTACGATCCAATTACACCTATTAATGCTGCTTATAATGACAGCACATATGGATATGCAATTTCACCTTATGTGAGAAAAGAGTACATCAATCCATTTGCAAGAACATTCATTACAAATAACAGAAATAGAACCAATCGACTTCAAGGTAATATTTACGCAGAAGTAAGCCCGGTTGAATGGTTAAAATTTAGATCTGATGTAGGAGCTGATATTTTGTATAGCTATGACAATTCATTTACGCCAACCTATTTCTTCCGTTCGGATTTTCAGAACCCAAACAATACAGCTTTTCAGGGTTATTATTCTGAAAATACCATTCGATGGGAAAACTTTCTGTCATTTTCAAAGAAGATCAAATTTCACTCAATTGATGCGATCCTTGGTATGTCTTACAGAGAAAGAAATGGTGAGTTTGCAGGAGGATCAAGACAGAATATTCCTCAATCACAGCAGTTTAACCCGAACTGGTGGTACATTGATGCCGGTGTAGACACTACAGATCAGAATTACGGTAATGCATTAGTAACTGAAGTACTTCAAAGTTATTTCGGTAGAGTACTCTATAATTTTGATGAGAAATACCTCATTACGGCTTCCCTTAGAAGAGACGGTTCTTCAAAATTCGGACCTAATAACAGATTCGGTTTATTCCCATCATTCTCTGCAGGTTGGGTTATTTCAAAAGAAAATTTCTTCGATTTCCCAACATTTGATTTTGTAAAGTTGAGAGCAAGTTGGGGTGTGAATGGTAATGACAGAATCAACAACCTCGCCTTTACTTCAATTGTGAGTGATGATAGATTCACTTATCAATTTGGAAGGCCAGGCAATGAGGCACAGTATTTTGGAGAAGCACCTGTAGCAATTTCAAACCCGGATATCAAATGGGAAGAAAGTGTCCAGTGGGATATCGGTCTTGAAGTGGATATCCTAAGTGGTAAACTCTCAACAGATATTGATGTTTATTCAAAAACTACAAAAGATTTATTAATGACAGGAGTAGTTCCCGGACTTGTTGGTAATAATGCTCCAATTCTGAATACCGGTGAAATGAGAAATCGCGGAATTGAATTTGCGATAAATTATAACAACAGATGGAACGATATTGGTTTTGCCGCTGGTATGAATTTTACCAGAAACTGGAATGAAGCACTTAAAGTTGCCGGTGAAGGTGAAAACCCCTTTATAGAAGGATATGGATGGCCGGTAAGAAATTTTACAATCACCAGGATGACTCAAGGCCTTCCGGTATCTCACTTTAGAGGATATAAAACCGATGGAATATTTAAATCTCAGAGTGAAGTATTTCAATACATCAACTCCAATGGTGATCTTATTCAACCGGATGCCGAAGCTGGAGATATTAAATTTGTTGATGTAAACGGCGATGGAGAAATCACCGAGGAGGATATAACCGATATAGGAAAACCATGGGCGGATATATTAATGGGATTCAATTTCAGTGTAGATTACAGAGGCTTTGATATTCGAATGTTATGGAACGTGAGCATCGGAAATGATGTTTATAAAGTCTATGAAAGACAGGATATTCCATACAATAATTATCAGGATACCTGGTTAGACCGATGGTCTGAATCAAATCCGGATGGAGAGTATCCAAGACTTGTTCTTAATGATGCTAATGGTAATCAAAGGCCTTCAGACTTTTATGTGGAGGATGCGAGTTTTGCCAGATTGAGAAATCTTCAGATTGGATATAATCTGCCTCAAAAAATTCTTGAGAAAGTCTTAATATCCAAAGCGAGATTTTATATATCCTTTGACAACCTTATTACCATAACAGGTTATAGCGGTTTCGATCCTGAAATTGGATCTAATAACGGCTGGATCCTGGATACAGGTATTGATAAAGGGTTTTATCCTCAGAACAGAGCAATGGGTGCGGGTTTGAATGTGACGTTTTAA
- a CDS encoding two component regulator three y domain-containing protein — protein MLILISFTQIYGSILPGLPLIRNYNPEEYSGGIQNWQISQDRKGIIYIANNFGLLQFDGNDWHQFNVTNATKMRSLAIDENGRIYAGYQGDFGYFEADSIGQLIYISLKSKIPKKYREIDETWKTYFIKGKAYFCTFSYVYVYEDEQITVIDPKSILDISFETKNKIYSHIPGKGLHVIENGRFHSKEHMTFFSDKIVSSVTSIDENNLLITTSRNGIWLLGPKGIRPFNRNLNALFEETFINCALLLSNGNLAIGTQNNGIYIIDLEGNILINVNKERGLLSRTILSIFEDQNKNIWVGQNNGISFLEVQSPFREINENIGLPGTGYSAISSQNDLYLGTNNGVYSFDGEPQEVRGSEGQTYFLQEVSGNLILNHNEGAFFISDNNAENFFNETGSWMFVKWFNYYFQGCYDGIYVYRNNLNNKVGKINSYYESSRILTLDKDSILWVSHGYKGLFKISLSRERLLDPKIEFFNQDKGLPTNLQNTITKIDGEIKVISEEGILNYEYKSKTFSQDSILSSYFKGSQVNVMKPDVFGNIYFITNTSLGFLEKIGPNNYVKHDQSFNKVRKLLNDDLPNINIINANQVLFGAKEGFVLFDRNNFYEQSEEKFYTLIRDVYNSYDTLFTYLAGNMHLNGRSGKHPIPEINYKQNNITFRFSSTSYSTTTLPQFQYKLEGFNKEWSEWTNVNSKDYTNLREGEYIFKVRSKNALNQISEIEEFKFTVLSPWFRSPLAYIIYVVLSLTALISLMVVLDKRYEKEKQKLDRKRLEEIGEKEKQLDTITKQSESEIEQLKNEKLQSEIDYMNSELATNTMHLLNKNEFINGVKSNLESVVKKSTNEEVKSNIKKIVKEIEKNVQDEDDWANFQIHFDKVHGDFSKRFQSEYPKLSPQDIKLSTYLRLNLSTKEIANLLNISVRGVEIARYRLRKKLNLERSQNLTEFILNY, from the coding sequence TTGCTAATTCTGATTTCTTTTACTCAGATTTACGGAAGCATATTACCCGGATTACCACTCATAAGAAATTACAATCCTGAAGAGTATTCAGGTGGCATACAGAATTGGCAAATAAGCCAGGATCGCAAGGGAATAATTTATATTGCAAATAATTTTGGTCTCTTGCAATTCGATGGTAACGACTGGCATCAGTTTAACGTAACAAATGCCACGAAAATGAGAAGCCTTGCTATCGATGAAAACGGAAGAATTTATGCCGGTTATCAGGGTGATTTCGGATACTTTGAGGCAGATTCCATAGGCCAACTCATTTATATTTCTCTAAAATCAAAAATACCTAAAAAATACAGGGAAATTGATGAAACCTGGAAAACCTATTTCATAAAAGGGAAAGCCTATTTCTGTACCTTTTCATATGTGTATGTATATGAAGATGAACAAATCACGGTCATTGATCCTAAATCTATACTTGATATTTCATTTGAAACCAAAAACAAAATCTATTCTCATATTCCTGGCAAAGGATTGCATGTAATTGAAAATGGAAGATTTCATTCCAAAGAACATATGACGTTCTTTTCTGATAAAATTGTATCCTCTGTAACCAGTATTGATGAAAACAATTTACTAATTACCACGTCCAGAAATGGCATTTGGCTGCTTGGCCCAAAAGGAATTCGTCCTTTTAATCGAAATCTAAATGCATTATTTGAAGAAACCTTTATTAATTGTGCCCTGCTTCTCTCCAATGGAAATCTAGCTATCGGTACTCAAAATAACGGAATCTATATTATTGATCTTGAAGGGAATATTCTTATCAATGTCAACAAGGAAAGAGGATTGCTGAGCCGAACCATACTCAGCATATTTGAAGATCAAAATAAAAATATTTGGGTAGGACAAAATAACGGCATCTCTTTTTTAGAGGTTCAATCACCTTTTAGAGAAATCAATGAAAATATTGGACTTCCGGGAACTGGTTATTCAGCCATAAGCAGTCAAAATGATTTATATCTTGGTACCAATAATGGTGTTTATTCATTTGATGGCGAACCGCAAGAAGTGAGGGGTTCGGAAGGCCAAACCTATTTTCTTCAGGAAGTATCCGGAAATCTAATTTTAAATCACAACGAAGGAGCCTTTTTTATTAGTGATAACAATGCCGAAAACTTCTTTAATGAAACCGGTTCTTGGATGTTTGTAAAGTGGTTCAACTATTATTTTCAAGGGTGCTATGATGGAATCTATGTCTATCGCAATAACCTTAACAATAAAGTAGGTAAAATCAATTCTTATTATGAATCCTCAAGAATTCTGACTTTGGATAAAGACAGCATTTTGTGGGTTTCTCATGGATATAAGGGTTTGTTTAAAATTTCATTATCAAGAGAGCGATTACTAGATCCAAAAATTGAATTTTTTAACCAGGATAAGGGGCTGCCTACCAACCTTCAAAATACCATCACTAAAATTGATGGTGAAATAAAAGTCATATCAGAAGAGGGAATCTTAAATTACGAATACAAGAGTAAAACTTTTTCACAAGACAGCATTCTCAGTAGCTATTTTAAGGGAAGTCAGGTCAATGTAATGAAGCCCGATGTATTCGGTAATATTTATTTTATTACAAATACTTCTTTGGGGTTTTTAGAAAAAATAGGCCCGAATAATTATGTAAAACACGACCAGTCTTTTAACAAGGTGCGAAAACTTCTGAACGATGACCTTCCCAATATTAATATTATAAATGCTAATCAAGTCTTATTTGGAGCAAAAGAAGGCTTTGTTTTATTCGACAGAAATAATTTCTATGAACAGTCAGAAGAGAAATTCTACACCTTGATTCGCGATGTTTATAACTCATACGATACCTTGTTTACCTATTTGGCAGGAAATATGCATTTAAATGGCAGGTCAGGTAAACATCCCATCCCTGAAATAAACTACAAGCAAAACAACATTACGTTCCGATTTTCTTCTACTTCATACAGCACTACCACCTTACCTCAGTTTCAATATAAACTGGAAGGATTTAATAAAGAATGGAGTGAATGGACCAATGTCAATTCAAAAGATTACACGAATCTCAGGGAAGGAGAGTATATATTCAAAGTCAGATCTAAAAACGCACTCAATCAAATAAGTGAAATAGAGGAATTCAAATTTACGGTGCTATCGCCCTGGTTCAGATCACCCTTGGCATATATAATTTATGTTGTCTTAAGTTTAACAGCATTAATTAGTCTGATGGTTGTTTTAGATAAGCGTTATGAAAAGGAAAAGCAAAAACTGGATAGAAAAAGATTAGAAGAAATAGGTGAAAAAGAAAAACAATTAGACACAATAACAAAGCAAAGTGAAAGTGAAATTGAGCAGTTAAAAAATGAAAAATTACAATCCGAAATTGACTATATGAATTCTGAATTGGCTACGAATACCATGCATTTGCTGAATAAAAATGAATTTATCAATGGTGTAAAATCGAATCTCGAATCCGTCGTTAAAAAAAGCACTAATGAAGAAGTAAAATCAAACATTAAGAAAATTGTAAAAGAAATAGAGAAAAATGTTCAGGACGAAGATGATTGGGCCAATTTTCAAATTCATTTTGACAAGGTACACGGTGATTTTTCAAAAAGGTTTCAATCTGAATATCCAAAACTCAGCCCACAGGATATAAAGTTGAGCACCTATTTAAGGCTAAATTTATCAACCAAAGAAATTGCCAATCTTTTAAACATTTCGGTGAGAGGGGTAGAAATTGCAAGGTATCGATTGAGGAAAAAGTTAAATTTAGAACGCTCTCAAAATTTGACTGAATTTATCCTCAATTATTAG